In Stieleria varia, one genomic interval encodes:
- the bcp gene encoding thioredoxin-dependent thiol peroxidase, protein MADWLEPGKKAPAFTLPDDQGNKVKLADLKGKPVVLYFYPRDDTPGCTKEACAFRDRYAELQQVGAQLFGVSADDATSHVKFREKYDLPFPLLTDEKHTMLEKYGAWREKNMYGKKSMGIQRSTYLIDADGKVAKVWKRVQVDGHDQQVIDALKEL, encoded by the coding sequence ATGGCCGATTGGTTGGAACCTGGAAAGAAAGCTCCCGCATTCACTCTGCCTGATGATCAAGGAAACAAGGTGAAACTGGCCGACCTGAAAGGCAAGCCGGTCGTGCTGTACTTCTATCCCCGCGATGACACCCCGGGCTGCACCAAGGAGGCCTGCGCCTTCCGTGATCGCTACGCGGAGCTACAACAGGTAGGTGCCCAGTTGTTCGGCGTCAGCGCCGACGACGCAACAAGCCACGTCAAATTTCGTGAAAAGTATGACCTGCCGTTCCCATTGCTCACCGACGAGAAGCACACGATGCTGGAGAAATACGGCGCGTGGCGGGAAAAAAACATGTACGGCAAAAAATCCATGGGGATCCAACGCAGCACGTACTTGATCGACGCCGACGGCAAAGTCGCCAAGGTCTGGAAACGAGTCCAAGTCGACGGGCACGACCAACAAGTCATCGACGCTCTGAAAGAACTCTAG